From a region of the Chitinivorax tropicus genome:
- a CDS encoding response regulator, with the protein MSKRILTVDDSASIRQMVIFSLKAVGYEVVDASDGAEGVAKAKSGKFDLILTDQNMPKMDGLTLIKTLRAMPEYRTTPILMLTTESSDSMKAQGRAAGATGWLVKPFDPQKLVDVVKRVLG; encoded by the coding sequence ATGAGCAAGCGCATATTGACGGTTGATGATTCTGCCTCGATTCGCCAGATGGTCATTTTTTCGCTGAAAGCTGTTGGCTATGAAGTCGTGGATGCATCAGATGGAGCGGAAGGTGTGGCCAAAGCAAAATCCGGAAAATTCGACCTGATTCTGACGGATCAGAACATGCCGAAAATGGATGGCCTGACCCTGATCAAAACACTTCGGGCAATGCCTGAATACCGTACAACGCCGATCTTGATGCTGACAACGGAATCCAGCGACAGCATGAAGGCGCAGGGTAGGGCGGCTGGCGCAACGGGTTGGCTGGTCAAGCCGTTTGATCCGCAAAAATTGGTAGATGTGGTCAAACGTGTTCTCGGCTGA
- a CDS encoding methyl-accepting chemotaxis protein: MSVLLFSGLSAGLGWWLEGVGLLISVLMTGGIAFSAKSFLLNHSGAQPVEHAQQRDLLPNQINELIQKLGELGNNCAKQGDLAGQEMSRLASLISDAGVQLISVFHEMNGVSSRQQQLTRDLLDTNDRTRQQSKTADNSEGVNFSAFLSEVGTTLKSFVTQITETSKMAVSLVDQMDEIWKMVEQVGGILGEIEGIARQTNFLALNAAIEAARAGEAGRGFVVVADEVRNLSVRTAGFSHQIREQMDRMHKAVSNAEASMTKIASNDMTGSLRAQQHVFYMMEVIKQINEQNDAMARELADTAAQFDILVGKAVTNLQFQDLAGQLLGHAQIHVEHLLEPVKHLQGVPNMSLPMVIEEVDKAAQLSDERHMELSTTKLSPVAQVSMDSGSVELF, translated from the coding sequence ATGTCTGTATTGCTCTTTTCGGGGCTGTCGGCAGGTCTTGGTTGGTGGCTTGAGGGGGTGGGCCTGCTCATTTCAGTCTTGATGACGGGTGGAATCGCTTTTTCCGCAAAGTCATTTCTACTCAATCACTCGGGTGCTCAACCTGTGGAGCACGCTCAACAGCGTGACCTGTTGCCCAACCAGATCAACGAGTTGATCCAGAAGCTGGGTGAATTGGGCAACAATTGCGCCAAGCAAGGGGATCTCGCCGGGCAGGAGATGAGCCGCTTGGCCTCTTTGATCTCGGATGCAGGGGTGCAACTGATCTCTGTCTTTCACGAGATGAATGGCGTGTCGTCGCGACAACAACAACTGACACGCGACCTGCTGGATACCAATGACCGGACAAGGCAGCAATCGAAGACCGCTGACAATTCTGAAGGTGTGAATTTTTCGGCGTTTCTGTCTGAAGTGGGCACCACCTTGAAATCCTTTGTGACGCAGATCACTGAAACATCAAAGATGGCGGTCAGTTTGGTCGATCAGATGGATGAGATCTGGAAAATGGTCGAGCAGGTTGGGGGGATTCTGGGTGAGATTGAGGGCATTGCCAGGCAGACCAATTTCCTGGCGTTGAATGCGGCCATTGAAGCTGCCCGGGCTGGCGAGGCGGGGAGAGGGTTTGTGGTGGTGGCTGACGAGGTGCGGAACTTGTCTGTACGGACAGCGGGTTTCAGCCACCAGATCCGAGAGCAGATGGATCGTATGCATAAAGCGGTCAGCAATGCGGAAGCATCGATGACCAAGATTGCCTCCAATGACATGACCGGCTCATTGAGAGCACAACAACATGTGTTCTATATGATGGAAGTGATCAAACAGATCAATGAGCAGAATGATGCGATGGCGCGCGAGCTGGCGGACACGGCAGCCCAGTTTGACATATTGGTCGGCAAGGCGGTGACCAATCTGCAGTTTCAGGATCTGGCGGGCCAGCTTCTGGGGCATGCCCAAATCCATGTCGAGCACTTGTTGGAGCCAGTCAAACACCTACAAGGAGTTCCCAATATGTCGCTGCCGATGGTGATCGAGGAGGTGGACAAAGCCGCCCAGCTATCTGATGAGCGTCATATGGAGCTCAGTACCACCAAGTTATCACCTGTAGCACAAGTGAGCATGGACTCTGGGTCTGTGGAGCTATTCTGA
- a CDS encoding HD-GYP domain-containing protein has product MIKKIDASQLKVGMYIHDLSCDWMSHPFVRNRFKLSSDTEIEKIIQAGIHDVYIDTDRGLDVSDAPTQNEVETALQQEMLEIVSRADPVIIRVSAAEESQRAKQIKNQAASLVRNVMQDVRLGKAIQLEQVEPVVTNITESILRNSGALIGLMRIKNKDDYTFLHSVSVCTLLVAFCRSVGMNEEQTRQAGLGGLLHDTGKALVPDDILNKPGRLTDQEFDVIRRHPKDGFDILLKTPGVGEVPLDITLHHHERVDGSGYPDKQAGEGISTLAKMAAIVDVYDAITADRCYHKGMPATDALRKLLEWSKHHFEPRLVQAFMRCVGIYPVGTLVLLKSGRLGVVMEQNDGNLVSPKVKIFFSSKSNTYIPPQEIDLSKPMGKGGADKIVSHENPTKWGIDPNRFLTT; this is encoded by the coding sequence ATGATCAAGAAAATCGATGCCAGTCAGCTGAAGGTTGGCATGTATATTCACGATCTGAGTTGTGATTGGATGTCACACCCGTTCGTGCGCAACCGCTTCAAGCTCAGCTCCGATACTGAAATCGAGAAAATCATCCAGGCCGGCATCCACGATGTATACATTGATACCGACCGAGGCTTGGATGTCAGTGATGCCCCAACCCAGAACGAAGTCGAAACCGCACTACAGCAGGAGATGCTGGAAATCGTCAGCCGCGCAGATCCCGTAATCATCAGGGTCAGTGCTGCGGAGGAAAGCCAACGCGCCAAGCAGATCAAGAATCAGGCGGCATCGCTGGTGCGCAATGTCATGCAGGATGTCCGGTTGGGCAAGGCCATCCAGCTCGAACAAGTCGAGCCGGTGGTCACCAACATCACCGAGTCGATTCTGAGGAATTCCGGGGCATTGATTGGGCTGATGCGAATCAAAAACAAAGACGACTATACCTTTTTACACTCTGTCAGCGTGTGCACCCTGCTGGTGGCATTCTGTCGCTCGGTCGGCATGAATGAAGAGCAGACCCGGCAAGCGGGGCTGGGCGGTCTGTTGCATGACACAGGTAAGGCATTGGTACCAGACGACATTTTGAACAAACCTGGTCGTTTGACCGATCAGGAATTTGATGTGATCAGGCGACACCCCAAGGATGGCTTTGACATATTGCTGAAAACACCGGGTGTCGGTGAAGTTCCGCTGGATATCACCCTGCACCACCACGAGCGTGTCGATGGCAGCGGCTATCCAGACAAGCAGGCAGGAGAAGGCATCAGCACCTTGGCCAAAATGGCCGCCATTGTCGACGTCTATGACGCCATCACCGCAGATCGCTGCTACCACAAGGGCATGCCCGCCACCGACGCGCTACGCAAACTGCTTGAATGGAGCAAACACCACTTTGAACCGAGACTGGTGCAGGCGTTCATGCGCTGCGTCGGTATCTATCCTGTTGGCACCCTGGTGCTGCTCAAAAGTGGCAGATTAGGGGTCGTGATGGAACAGAATGACGGTAATCTGGTATCCCCGAAAGTGAAGATTTTCTTCAGCTCAAAATCGAACACCTATATCCCGCCGCAGGAGATTGACTTATCCAAACCTATGGGAAAAGGTGGTGCCGACAAGATCGTCAGCCACGAAAACCCCACCAAATGGGGCATTGACCCCAACCGCTTCCTCACCACATGA
- a CDS encoding FxDxF family PEP-CTERM protein, with amino-acid sequence MQVLKKTLTGAALATSLVLMSGITNAATYNVGELTKYTNVVIKPGINGDDTFADTFKFSVGEKFKLGASLAEINAAGLPNILNLDALSGNLYKLVNGSWTAMNLGTSLSGSGVLSGSFSSGVLEAGQYRLNISGILSGVFGGGYGLSLHANAVPEPSEYLMMLAGLGVIGYAVRRKRAQ; translated from the coding sequence ATGCAAGTGTTGAAGAAGACCCTGACCGGTGCGGCCCTGGCTACCAGCTTGGTGCTCATGTCCGGTATCACCAATGCGGCCACTTACAATGTAGGCGAACTGACCAAGTACACCAACGTTGTGATCAAACCTGGTATCAACGGCGACGACACGTTTGCTGATACCTTCAAGTTCTCTGTCGGCGAAAAATTCAAGCTGGGTGCATCACTGGCTGAAATCAATGCAGCTGGCCTGCCCAACATCCTGAATCTGGATGCGCTGAGCGGCAATCTGTACAAGTTGGTGAATGGTAGCTGGACTGCCATGAACCTGGGCACCTCGCTGTCCGGCAGTGGTGTTCTGTCTGGCTCGTTCTCTTCCGGCGTGCTGGAAGCTGGTCAATACCGTCTGAACATCAGCGGCATCCTGTCTGGCGTGTTTGGTGGCGGCTATGGCCTGAGCCTGCATGCCAATGCAGTACCAGAGCCTTCCGAATACCTGATGATGCTGGCAGGTCTGGGCGTGATTGGTTACGCTGTACGCCGCAAGCGCGCGCAGTAA
- a CDS encoding YkgJ family cysteine cluster protein, producing MECRPGCGACCIAPSISSSIPGMPSGKPAGVRCAQLTMDNRCQLFGDPRRPAVCGSLRPSADMCGSTDAAAMIWLTRLEQATA from the coding sequence ATGGAATGTCGCCCAGGCTGTGGCGCGTGTTGTATTGCGCCATCGATTTCAAGTTCCATTCCAGGCATGCCATCTGGTAAGCCAGCTGGTGTACGTTGTGCCCAACTGACCATGGACAATCGATGCCAGCTGTTTGGTGACCCGCGCCGCCCTGCGGTATGCGGCAGCTTACGTCCAAGTGCAGACATGTGTGGATCAACCGATGCGGCTGCGATGATCTGGTTGACAAGGCTTGAGCAGGCGACTGCCTAG
- a CDS encoding SEC-C metal-binding domain-containing protein codes for MNMEPKRDALDELLSETVANAIKQPDPAGLSEWMVAVWAPKASEVFNRPITAEHAPRLMRLLAKAICNVLPRPENDYRPVKWPKTERNAACDCGSGLKYKHCCAALEAGLPVLSVQDLLPYVLAAVPKAHLQRLPLGRMDLEALADVAIGWAERNQHERAVLLLEPIFKQSALLDERAELAFDVLMDSYLALNKPKKRTQLLEAVLSCQSQFLQAVAWRRLAAIHADAGEHDLAMEAFSKAQHLAPDHPALGPLEVTLWLAGHDVARAVERAAFWRAHYKKISPHLYAQPLSFMEEVITDPAAIQREMGMASEEEYRWFAPLGQLLDTLPVAQARYTLQPAEDGGMVLQALPELATLESTWEEVLRSIQGDTSEQEEALWDVLAQRDKWLTWLKANPTAFDNVTILDQLYFLASMLDEEKDESVLPVLEQLSVRIEAITDLLLSSEQQGTVQLPWRKPENRPLLRMLGVMALTQSGDVQLQHLERLVLGLNPTDEQQLRYHLGYQYLTTNQLDKMIALGEAFSEDNAEMCFNHALALFLVGNEEQATTVLERGIQTNPQLAAMLIQSRAKRAQPGDSQAEEGAAYRQQYHALWKNSGGLSWLKKQKACS; via the coding sequence ATGAATATGGAGCCCAAGCGGGACGCATTGGATGAATTGTTGAGCGAAACCGTGGCCAATGCGATCAAGCAACCCGATCCTGCTGGATTGAGTGAATGGATGGTAGCTGTTTGGGCACCCAAGGCCTCGGAAGTGTTCAATCGCCCCATCACAGCGGAGCACGCACCCAGGCTGATGCGACTGTTGGCCAAAGCAATCTGCAATGTACTGCCACGACCAGAAAATGATTATCGCCCGGTCAAATGGCCAAAGACAGAGCGGAATGCAGCTTGTGATTGCGGCTCGGGGCTCAAGTATAAACACTGCTGCGCCGCGCTTGAGGCGGGGCTGCCCGTGTTGTCAGTACAGGATCTTCTGCCCTATGTGCTTGCCGCAGTGCCCAAAGCCCATTTACAGCGCCTGCCGCTGGGGCGGATGGATCTGGAGGCGCTCGCGGACGTTGCGATAGGGTGGGCTGAGCGCAATCAGCACGAGCGCGCAGTGCTATTGCTTGAGCCGATTTTCAAACAATCTGCTTTGCTGGATGAGCGTGCTGAGTTGGCCTTTGATGTGTTGATGGATAGCTATCTGGCACTCAATAAGCCCAAGAAGCGCACACAATTATTGGAAGCGGTGTTGTCCTGCCAGAGCCAGTTTCTGCAAGCGGTGGCTTGGCGGCGCTTGGCTGCAATCCATGCCGATGCCGGCGAACACGATCTGGCCATGGAGGCGTTCAGCAAGGCCCAGCATCTGGCGCCGGATCACCCAGCGTTGGGCCCTTTGGAGGTTACGCTGTGGCTGGCAGGCCATGATGTTGCCCGAGCTGTCGAGCGAGCGGCGTTTTGGCGGGCGCATTACAAAAAGATCAGCCCACATCTGTATGCACAGCCACTATCGTTCATGGAAGAGGTGATTACTGACCCTGCTGCAATACAGCGTGAAATGGGCATGGCCAGTGAAGAGGAATACCGTTGGTTTGCACCATTGGGGCAACTGTTGGATACGCTACCCGTTGCGCAGGCCCGCTACACCCTTCAACCTGCTGAAGATGGTGGGATGGTGCTGCAGGCGCTACCAGAGCTGGCGACGCTGGAATCGACCTGGGAAGAGGTGCTGAGATCGATACAGGGGGACACATCTGAGCAGGAAGAGGCATTGTGGGACGTGTTGGCACAGCGTGATAAATGGTTGACCTGGCTGAAGGCAAATCCAACAGCATTTGACAATGTGACGATTCTGGATCAGTTGTATTTCCTCGCTTCAATGCTGGATGAAGAAAAAGACGAGTCCGTTCTGCCTGTGCTGGAGCAACTGAGTGTGCGGATTGAAGCCATTACAGATTTGCTATTGAGCAGTGAACAGCAAGGGACAGTGCAATTGCCTTGGCGCAAGCCAGAAAACCGGCCACTGCTACGCATGCTGGGGGTCATGGCATTGACACAATCTGGCGACGTGCAACTTCAGCACCTGGAGCGCTTGGTGCTGGGGTTGAATCCTACGGATGAACAGCAGCTACGTTACCACTTGGGTTATCAGTATCTGACAACAAATCAGCTGGATAAGATGATTGCATTGGGAGAAGCTTTTTCCGAGGACAATGCAGAAATGTGTTTCAACCATGCGCTGGCCTTGTTCCTGGTGGGCAATGAAGAACAGGCAACCACCGTGCTGGAGCGGGGCATACAGACCAACCCGCAACTGGCCGCCATGTTGATACAAAGTCGCGCCAAACGGGCACAGCCTGGCGATTCTCAAGCGGAGGAAGGAGCTGCCTATCGCCAGCAGTACCATGCTTTATGGAAAAACAGCGGTGGTCTGAGCTGGTTGAAAAAACAAAAGGCATGTAGTTGA
- a CDS encoding peptidase U32 family protein, protein MSLLPHQLELLSPAKTAEIGREAILHGADAVYIGGPSFGARHNACNEIHEIAELVSFAHRYHARIFVTLNTILHDAELEPARKLIHQLYDAGVDALIVQDMGILELDIPPIQLHASTQCDIRSVAKAKFMADVGFSQIVLARELTIQQIRAIHDAVGDSATIEHFIHGALCVAYSGQCYISHAQTGRSANRGDCSQACRLPYTLNDSQGRVVAFEKHLLSMKDNDQSTNLEALIDAGVRSFKIEGRYKEMGYVKNITAHYRLLLDEILSRRPELAPASSGHTEILFTPNVDKSFHRGHTDYFSNGRLDNIGAFDSPTFVGVHLGTVTKLGPDWFELDTIEPMANGDGLNFMRKREVVGIQANVVKLVGQGEGGQVWRVFPNEPMANLLGLKVGTEISRNRDQAWEQALLKKSAERKIDVWMQLGETPTGLTLNMTDADGCVAKVSLDAPLQIAQQADKAEGALRDGLAKLGNTLFRAHDVQLTISQPWFVPTSVLNQLRRDAVAELERVRLAAWQRPQRKAEGDPPAQYPETSLSYLANVYNEKARAFYEKHGVSLIDAAYEAHEEGGEVSLMITKHCLRFSFNLCPKQAKGVKGVQGQVRAEPMTLVNGNERLTLRFDCKPCEMHVIGKMKKHILNSPPPSTAQAIPMTFHRKRPHQG, encoded by the coding sequence ATGAGCCTGTTGCCCCACCAGCTAGAATTATTGTCGCCCGCCAAGACTGCCGAGATTGGTCGAGAGGCGATCCTGCACGGTGCGGATGCAGTCTATATTGGTGGCCCATCGTTTGGTGCACGCCACAACGCCTGTAATGAAATCCATGAAATCGCTGAGTTGGTGTCATTCGCGCACCGCTATCATGCGCGTATCTTCGTCACACTCAATACCATTTTGCACGACGCAGAGCTGGAGCCAGCGCGTAAGTTGATCCATCAGTTGTACGATGCAGGTGTGGATGCATTGATCGTGCAGGATATGGGCATTCTGGAGCTGGATATTCCACCCATCCAGCTGCACGCCTCGACTCAATGTGATATCCGTAGCGTAGCCAAAGCCAAATTCATGGCAGACGTGGGGTTCTCGCAGATCGTGCTGGCGCGGGAGCTGACAATCCAACAGATTCGTGCCATCCATGACGCAGTGGGTGACAGTGCCACCATCGAGCATTTCATCCATGGCGCACTGTGCGTGGCCTATTCCGGGCAGTGTTACATCAGCCACGCGCAGACAGGACGTAGCGCCAACCGTGGCGATTGTTCACAAGCCTGCCGTCTGCCCTATACCTTGAATGACTCACAAGGCCGGGTAGTGGCGTTTGAAAAGCATCTGCTGTCGATGAAGGACAACGACCAGAGTACCAACCTGGAGGCATTGATCGATGCGGGTGTGCGCTCGTTCAAAATTGAAGGCCGTTACAAGGAGATGGGTTATGTGAAGAACATCACAGCCCACTATCGCCTGTTGTTGGATGAGATCCTGAGCCGCAGGCCAGAGCTGGCACCGGCCTCTAGCGGCCACACCGAGATTCTGTTCACGCCCAATGTGGATAAAAGCTTCCATCGGGGCCATACCGATTATTTTTCAAATGGGCGGCTAGACAATATCGGCGCATTTGATTCCCCGACGTTTGTTGGCGTACACCTTGGCACAGTAACCAAGCTCGGGCCGGATTGGTTTGAGCTGGACACGATAGAGCCGATGGCCAATGGTGATGGGCTCAACTTCATGCGCAAGCGGGAGGTGGTCGGTATCCAGGCCAATGTGGTGAAACTGGTCGGACAGGGTGAAGGCGGCCAAGTATGGCGAGTGTTTCCGAATGAGCCGATGGCGAATCTGCTGGGTTTGAAGGTGGGGACGGAAATCAGCCGTAACCGTGATCAAGCCTGGGAGCAAGCGCTGCTGAAGAAATCTGCCGAGCGCAAGATCGATGTTTGGATGCAGCTTGGCGAAACCCCGACCGGCTTGACACTGAATATGACTGATGCCGATGGCTGTGTTGCCAAGGTCAGCCTGGATGCGCCATTGCAGATTGCACAGCAGGCTGACAAGGCTGAAGGTGCGTTGCGTGATGGCTTGGCAAAACTCGGTAACACCTTGTTTCGTGCTCACGATGTTCAATTGACCATCAGCCAGCCCTGGTTTGTGCCGACTTCGGTGCTGAACCAGCTAAGGCGTGATGCAGTTGCGGAGCTGGAGCGAGTGCGGCTGGCGGCGTGGCAGCGTCCACAACGTAAAGCTGAAGGCGATCCACCTGCGCAATATCCTGAAACGTCGCTGAGCTATCTGGCCAATGTCTACAACGAAAAGGCCAGAGCATTTTATGAAAAGCATGGCGTCAGCTTGATCGATGCAGCATACGAAGCACATGAGGAGGGGGGCGAGGTCAGCTTGATGATCACCAAGCATTGCTTGCGTTTCTCGTTCAACCTATGCCCCAAGCAGGCCAAAGGAGTGAAAGGCGTACAAGGGCAGGTGAGGGCTGAGCCAATGACGCTGGTCAATGGAAACGAGCGACTGACCTTGCGCTTTGATTGCAAGCCTTGCGAGATGCATGTCATCGGTAAGATGAAAAAGCACATTCTGAATAGCCCCCCACCCTCAACCGCTCAGGCAATTCCCATGACTTTTCACCGTAAGCGCCCTCATCAAGGTTGA
- a CDS encoding DEAD/DEAH box helicase has translation MATDTLPLLTVNQVIDEFGFYEVEKAQSYIQKIKSLVVMDHIVSAQVKGSSKTPYRIMVHVNAYAKADVEMVSYCSCPVHYQCKHGAATMLAYINQQVEPSPAIRERVHDWLRGFREAVGKHQKEGVIQKATERLFYCLDEDGHCITLYKGRPDTHGLPQIMDRWSGIDRAISKPPKFVCKDDLSVIRLLYASLPSEPGTFSLQQSTGDDMLKQMAATGRLISRQKCGYVPLAVGMPRAATLHWTLDGHGKIIPAVVIDNGQLLLAATPWYLDLAAKLIGPLQFEFDAALLGYLLMLPPITKQEAAVVAQTLTELAPDLPVPTSNATAIRTIDCSPTPVLVLESYPVAAIYRHRNYQQVYTSAGRSLHYFDAAQVEMEYAGHRLKPEDDQTYWSQPDGTVVCLKRNASKERQWIKTLSEVGLATVPPYAIASPSLPHDYPLYGLDKEADWPVFMLECVPLLKEQGWLIEFSTDFRHHASTITDWYATLQERDAGWFDVAMQIEIDGQRIDLPPLLTELMRHDKRWLDLNQQKLIPDDEVVTLVLPDGGRATAPAGRIKPLMRTLIDLFDSGHAAGLAVSRLDAPRVAEALAGWSGDGVEMAATLAKRLIMTKPRKAMRPPKGLGLALRPYQLEGLNWLQFLREQALAGILADDMGLGKTAQTLAHLLLEKEAGRLDQPALIVLPTSLVHNWKSEARRFTPGLRVLSLQGMARKQAFEQISMHDVVLTTYPLLWRDIDTLSQYHYHLLVLDEAQSVKNAGSKTAEAVRQITARHRLCITGTPLENHLGELWALFDFLMPRFLGDSKTFTKLWRTPIEKQGDSERRKLLARRIKPFILRRSKDQVAKELPPKTVIVRKVVLEGKQRDLYETVRTAMDGRIREEIASKGLARSQIVILDALLKLRQVCCDPRLVKIDSSKQVTERAKLALLMQILPELIDEGRKVLLFSQFTSMLGLIETELKAAKLDYVVLQGDTHDRETPIRRFQSGEVPIFLISLKAGGVGLNLTAADTVIHFDPWWNPAVENQATDRAHRIGQDKPVFVYKLIVEGSIEDKILALQDKKAELAAGILSEDHGGSVKFTEEDIAALLAPLPT, from the coding sequence ATGGCAACCGATACGCTCCCATTACTGACAGTCAATCAAGTGATTGATGAATTTGGCTTTTACGAAGTTGAAAAAGCCCAGTCATATATCCAGAAAATCAAAAGCCTGGTGGTAATGGACCACATTGTCTCGGCTCAGGTCAAAGGGTCGAGCAAGACGCCTTACCGAATCATGGTCCATGTCAATGCATATGCGAAGGCCGATGTCGAGATGGTTTCCTATTGCAGCTGCCCAGTGCACTATCAGTGCAAGCATGGTGCCGCGACCATGTTGGCGTATATCAATCAGCAGGTGGAGCCCTCCCCCGCTATTCGGGAACGAGTTCATGACTGGTTGCGTGGTTTCCGCGAAGCGGTAGGCAAACATCAAAAAGAAGGGGTTATACAAAAGGCCACGGAGCGGCTGTTCTATTGCCTGGATGAGGACGGGCATTGCATCACTTTATACAAAGGCCGACCTGACACACATGGCTTGCCTCAGATAATGGATCGATGGAGCGGTATTGATCGGGCCATTTCCAAACCGCCCAAGTTCGTGTGCAAGGATGACTTGTCTGTGATCCGCTTGTTGTATGCGTCCCTGCCAAGCGAGCCGGGGACATTTTCGCTACAGCAGAGCACAGGTGATGACATGTTGAAGCAGATGGCAGCCACCGGCAGGCTGATTAGCCGTCAGAAATGCGGCTATGTACCGCTGGCGGTGGGTATGCCACGAGCTGCAACGTTGCATTGGACGTTGGATGGGCATGGGAAAATCATACCTGCGGTGGTGATCGACAATGGACAGCTATTGCTGGCGGCTACGCCCTGGTATCTGGATCTTGCTGCCAAGCTGATCGGGCCACTGCAGTTTGAATTTGATGCTGCACTGCTGGGATATTTGCTCATGTTGCCGCCGATTACCAAACAGGAAGCTGCGGTCGTCGCCCAGACCTTGACTGAGTTGGCGCCCGACCTGCCCGTGCCGACCAGCAACGCAACGGCAATTCGTACCATCGATTGTTCACCCACGCCAGTATTGGTGCTGGAAAGCTATCCGGTGGCGGCGATCTATCGCCACCGCAATTACCAGCAGGTCTATACCAGCGCAGGCCGCTCACTGCACTATTTCGATGCCGCACAGGTGGAAATGGAATACGCCGGTCATCGCCTGAAACCGGAAGATGATCAGACATACTGGAGCCAGCCCGATGGTACAGTGGTGTGCCTCAAGCGCAATGCCAGCAAGGAACGACAATGGATCAAGACGCTGAGCGAGGTGGGTTTGGCGACCGTGCCACCCTATGCGATAGCATCACCGAGCCTGCCGCATGACTACCCGTTGTATGGGCTGGACAAAGAAGCTGATTGGCCGGTATTCATGCTGGAGTGTGTGCCACTGCTCAAGGAGCAAGGCTGGCTGATCGAATTCAGCACCGATTTTCGCCACCATGCCAGCACGATCACTGATTGGTATGCAACCCTGCAGGAGCGTGACGCCGGCTGGTTCGATGTGGCGATGCAAATCGAAATCGATGGCCAGCGTATTGATCTGCCGCCATTACTGACCGAATTGATGCGCCATGACAAGCGTTGGCTGGATCTCAATCAACAAAAGCTCATCCCAGATGATGAAGTCGTGACGCTTGTGTTGCCTGATGGCGGCAGAGCGACGGCACCGGCAGGTCGGATCAAGCCGCTGATGAGAACACTGATCGACCTGTTTGACAGCGGACACGCAGCTGGGTTGGCTGTCTCCCGGCTGGATGCCCCGCGTGTGGCAGAGGCGCTGGCGGGTTGGTCTGGCGATGGCGTAGAGATGGCTGCTACGCTGGCCAAACGGTTGATAATGACGAAACCTCGTAAGGCGATGCGGCCACCCAAAGGCTTAGGTTTGGCGCTACGTCCCTATCAGCTGGAAGGTTTGAATTGGTTGCAGTTTTTGCGTGAACAAGCGCTGGCCGGCATTCTGGCGGATGACATGGGGCTTGGAAAGACAGCGCAGACCTTGGCCCACCTGTTGCTCGAAAAAGAGGCAGGCCGGCTCGACCAGCCTGCGTTGATTGTGTTGCCAACCTCACTGGTCCACAACTGGAAGAGCGAGGCCCGCCGCTTCACCCCCGGTCTGCGGGTGTTGTCATTGCAGGGCATGGCACGCAAGCAGGCATTCGAGCAGATTTCCATGCATGATGTGGTGCTGACCACCTACCCACTGCTTTGGCGCGACATCGACACGCTCAGCCAGTACCACTATCACCTGCTGGTGCTGGACGAGGCGCAATCAGTGAAGAACGCAGGTAGCAAGACGGCTGAAGCCGTGCGTCAGATCACAGCCCGCCATCGATTGTGTATCACTGGCACCCCATTGGAAAACCATCTTGGCGAGTTGTGGGCCTTGTTTGATTTCTTGATGCCGCGTTTCCTTGGCGACAGCAAAACCTTCACCAAACTCTGGCGGACGCCGATCGAAAAACAGGGAGACAGCGAACGGCGCAAATTGCTGGCTCGTCGCATCAAGCCCTTCATTCTCCGCCGCAGCAAGGATCAGGTAGCCAAGGAATTGCCACCCAAGACAGTGATTGTGCGTAAGGTGGTGTTGGAGGGTAAGCAGCGCGATCTGTACGAAACCGTACGCACGGCAATGGATGGCCGAATCCGCGAAGAGATCGCCAGCAAAGGATTGGCGCGTAGTCAGATTGTGATTCTGGATGCGTTGCTCAAATTGCGGCAGGTATGTTGCGACCCGCGTCTGGTGAAAATAGACAGCAGTAAGCAGGTGACCGAGCGAGCCAAGCTTGCGCTGCTGATGCAGATCTTGCCGGAGTTGATCGACGAGGGACGCAAGGTGTTGTTGTTCTCGCAGTTTACATCCATGTTGGGCTTGATCGAAACAGAGCTGAAAGCCGCCAAGCTCGATTATGTAGTGTTGCAAGGCGATACCCATGATCGTGAAACCCCGATCAGACGTTTCCAGTCTGGGGAGGTGCCGATCTTCCTGATCAGCTTGAAAGCGGGTGGCGTTGGGCTGAATCTGACCGCTGCTGACACAGTGATCCACTTCGACCCCTGGTGGAACCCAGCTGTGGAAAACCAGGCGACTGACCGTGCGCACCGTATCGGGCAGGATAAACCCGTGTTTGTCTACAAGCTGATCGTGGAAGGCAGTATTGAAGACAAGATCCTGGCACTGCAGGACAAGAAAGCAGAGCTGGCTGCAGGGATCTTGTCAGAGGATCATGGTGGCAGTGTTAAATTCACCGAAGAAGACATTGCCGCGCTACTGGCACCATTGCCTACCTGA